The Fusarium falciforme chromosome 4, complete sequence genomic interval CCTTGTCCTCGCCACCAACCAGAGGCAGCGCATCACGACGGTAGTCTTCAACGTTGATGATCTCATCGGCAGCAGCCAGAAAGATGGCAGTGGTGCCAGGGGCACGCTTGGCTAGCTTCTCCCACGCCTGGTGCTGCTCCGTCAGGGGTGCAAAGCGAATGCTCGACATGAAGGCCGGGACGAAGCCGTGGTGATTGACCACCATCCAGCGAACATACTCCATCACACGCTGCTCCAGGGGCGTGGCACGCTCACCAGACGCGGGCAcgacctcagcctcagcaacGGCCACAGGCGGCGGAGTGGTGATGCTCTCGATGGCCGTCTTGTCGGATTGCCTCGCCGAGGCGGCGATGGGCTGCTGAAGCCGTCGACGCGTGGCTACGGCGAGGATACGCTCCGGAACCAGACCAGTTTGGAAGAGGAAGCGGGAGACGTGGCCGAAGGAAGCGGCACGGATGAGGCCTGCAGGAGCCAGGAGGACAAGATCTCGGACCAGGTCAGGAAAGGCGTTGGCAAAGTGAACGGCGATGCCACCACCAAGGGAGTAGCCGACGAGACGGAATGCGCCGGTGCCGGTCCAGGCCAGGGGGCTTGAAGCCAGGGCGAGGAGCATCTGGGAGACGTAGAGGCGGGCATCATGGGGGAGATCGGCCACACCATCTGAGAATCCACGGCCAAAGAGATCCTCATCATGTTGTCAGTCAAGGTCATTAGGGCaacagaggaagagggacTTACAAAGAGCATCACACGGTAGCCTCGCTTGGCGATTGCGTTGGCTAGAGGCGCAAAAGTGACACACGGGGTGCTGATTCCGTGAACAAACAAGACCTTTTCTCCATCCTCAGGGCCAAACTCATAGACCCTCATGCTTCCATACTTGAATCACGGTGTTAGCAGTGGTCATGATGCAGCGGCTCCGGTGTTCGGGGCGGAGGGGCCCACTCACCGGAGTCTCCACGTCTCGGGCTCCGGGGAACTGGTCCGGCTGGTAGACAAGGTGTCTGGTCTCGTCGGCGCGGCTCTTGGCGTAGACGCCCTCGCTGAGGGGATTGCGGATTCTGCTTGGGCGGGCAGGGTAGAGAAGGGCACGGGCGAGTGCGAGGAAGGAGACGGTGGCCaggacggtggtggtggccacGAGGGCCGGGCTGGCGACGTCTTGGGAGGACATTTTTGGAGTAGGTTTGAGtgaggaaaagaaagaaagaagagtGAGATTGTAAACGTGCTGAGCTGGCAAATCGAAAGATTGAGGGTATCTCTCACGAGTAACACAGACGGTTCAGTTCCAAGCCACCTTTCTCCCCTTTTCGGAGGGGTATGGTAGTAAGCAGGCCCTCCCTCTCCTATCGCACCCTGATTGTAAATGAGACAAGCCACAGATTGCAAAAGCCACTTGGATTCGTCCAACGCACGGAGGGATCGACAGGGACGAGAAGGAAAAGTACAGCAAAGAAGTAGAGAGAGGTTCAAGTTTTGTTTGCTCGGGGCTTCAAGGATAACGTCACCGTTATTTTAGTGGCTTCCCGGCTTGGTCGGCAAGGAAGGATGGAACCCAACTGATGCACGCACACTGGGAAGGTGCGATggtggatggtggatggtggatggtgGATGCCACTGCAGGACGGGTGTCCCCGCTCTGAGCCGCCTGGGCAGGTACAGACTCAGGTGCAGCTGCCCTGTCGGAGGCCAGCAACTTTCCGAACAGGGACTACCCTCACTGGAAACCCTGCCACTACATCGCCATATCCCGCCCACGTGGAGCATCATGTGTCGTCTGTATAATGCGCATCCGTCCACATGGCAATCAATGACAATATCATGTCTGTCTCTTGTTAAATGCAACTGGCCTGTAAATGCAGACATCAATTAACGTAAATCCCGGGGTATCTCGCACGTTTCCCATTatccaaccaaccaaccaaccaaccaaccttGACATAGATCGCTTCCATTATCCCAATCCGACCGCCCACGCAGCGTTTCCAAGCTGCCTTATCAACACGCACAGGTTCTCGACAATGGCCGGAGCTGTGCTTTGTCCATTTGAAAAGTTGGTCTTTAGCACCTCGTATGCTGCTTCCATACTTGTCTTTGGATCCTCGATCGCTGCCTCGGATGCTCCCTCGCGTCCGCTGGGCCCACGGATGATAGGCCGGCCCTGCCCAAGCGTGATGAATCTCTGCATCACTATCGACTCTGGGTCGTCGAGGTAGACCTTTTCCAGCGGCAAGGTCGCATTTTGTCGACGACTAGCCCGGGTCACCACACCATAAGTCCACAGGGCGAGCGCCGCGTGATGGACCCCTACTGCATAAAAGTTCTTCAAGTGACCAGCTGGGAATAGTTTCGCAAATCGCAAAACCTGGCCGGCGCAACTCACAGCTGCGCGGGAGTCGGTAGACTCAGTCCACTTCTGTAGCACGGGATAGACTCGCCGTGCCTgatcctctccctccttgcCCGCGAAGAGCTGAAGGTCATCTAGCGACACGTGCAGGTTCATCATGAGCTGGTTGAGCACCAGCCGCTCCTGTGCAGAAATCTCAGGCCAGGTGGCTGTCGTTGACTGAAAGGCCTGAAGATCCTGGACTAGCTGCTGGTGTCGCGAGCCAAGCAGAGAGCCGTAGCCTCCGATGGCGCTTGTCGTGTAGGTTCGCGTTCGGCAAGCCGAGCTCAGACATCTGAACTCCAGAATCAGGGCCCAGAATGCGTGAAGATAGATTGCTGTCGAGAACTGCACGTCCACCCGGTGGCGGTTCGTGGGAAGGAGGTTCACGTCATAAAGAAGATCGCCTACTGATGGCGCCCTCTTAGTCTGTCCCGCCTCTCGCTCGAGGTAGAGGCCCTTCCATTCCTTTGCCGTTTTGGCATACCAAAGCTCCTTGGCAGCCGGTAGAGGAAGTGTAAGCTCAGCATACGACATGACAGGGTTTGTCAAAGCTGTCATGGACTGCTGGCTATCTCGGAGGAAGCAGTGAAAGACAAGTCTGTTGGGGTAGGTTAGCACCTCGCCATGGGACTCAAGGCTTGTATTTACCGTTTCcacttctccatctcgatccagctcctccatTTCTGCTCTAGAATGGCACCTTCATCTGCAGGGTCGACCGAAATCAAAGGGTAGGAGGATCTCTGAAGCTTGCCACGATATCGCATCATCTGTACTGCGTCAGCATAGTGCTCAATTAGAAGCGCTCGGCACTAGGTCATACCGTGACCGGAATATTAACGTGACATTCGGCAATCTCCATCTTTCGTCGATTCCCACTCCAGAGACCGGCGTCCTGGCCAAGAATGATAGCTTGAATAAGACCTATGTTCAATATTGTCTCATTGTTCATCTCGAACTACAACAGTCAGCTGCTGGACAAAACGAAAACCAGTTTCAAGGGCCGTAATTCTGGGCACATACTCGGTTAGGCATAACGAGACCTAAGCAAGATCGTTAGCATATCTTTGCAGTACCATAAAGAGAATTCTACTTACGGACGGACTCTTGCAGAGCATATCCGAACTTGCGTAGGGTCGAAACTGGCGCCAACACAGCACCACCGACTGCTGCGCCAGCTATCCATTCCGGCTCTTGTTCGTTCAGCTTGAAGGTCGGAAAGTGTATCCATTCCGATACTTGATTAGTGTGGGAGTTGAGAAAGATGTGGACCATTGTATCCATGACATCTGCCGAAGGAAACGATGAGGATATGCGATTCGACATGGAGTCTGGTCGACAGGCACTCAAGACCACAGCCAAGACTCGGTCACGGGCTGACAGATCCAGTTTTTGGTCTACCACTTTTTGCAGTCCCTTCTTGGCCGCCTGGGCTTGTATACTAGCAACGTCTCTATTTGGGACGGGTAGATTTGCCTGCTCGCCATAGGCGTTGTCGTTGGCCACGGGGTCCCATCTCCAGGGAGACACGTCCCAAGCATTGACCAAACTCTGACGCATCTGTGCAATATCGACAGAGTTGTCCGTTTCAGGGGTCTCCTGTTGGACCGGCAAGGTGTCAGTCATGCCATCGGTATTCCAGTGATCCAGCAGACCAAAATCCATGTCTGAGAGCTCGAGGTTGCTATCATCGCAAAAGTTCAAGACAGCAAGCCCTTGGTTCTCAGCCATTTTGGCAGAGTGGTCAAACTGTTGTTGTTCGTACAACACATCTCGGAGGAAGTCGCAAAAGGGAAGGCGGTCCACGGCCACTGGTCCCCCTGCGCCAGGCTCGAGTTTGGGTGCCAAGCCATCTGGGATGGCGTGATCTCCAACTGTATCTGGGGTAGATAGTTGGCCAGAGTCCGAATTCAATGGAGGAGTCTGTTCAAGTGGAGAGGTTCTTTCAACAGAGTGGTGAACCTGCAGCGTTGAATCGGGCATACCAGCCATTGGATAATCGGCAGAGAAGCTCGTATTGTCGCGTTCATCGCCGTAGGGCGTGTTAGAATGCCCGTTGGCAGATAAATGCATCAAATGCATGGCAGCGGCTGAGCCAGCCTCGGCAGAAACGCACGTCAACCCCCGACGAACGCATCTCTGGCAAGGCTTCTCTTCCTGACATTTGACACGGGCAGAAGCGCATGCTTTGCAAGCGTGGGTTACACGACCAGCGCTCGGAGAGGTTGTGGCACGGCGTCTCTTCTTGGACGAGTCATTCTCGTGATTTGTCTCGTGCCGCTTCTTCAGATCCGCGCGCGCAAACGTCTTGCCGCAGACGCCGCAGGCGAAGCGACGGCCAAGAGTATGCGTCTGGACATGACGCTGAAGATGCTCAGGTCTCGAGTAACGGCGCCCACAGTCACCGCAGGCGTAGAGAGATGGCCCCGTGTGCGCTCTGTTCACAGCAGAACTAGGCGTGGCTGAAGCGGGATTAGGAGGCGTGGTGGTGGGCGCAGACGAGGGTTGTCCGATGGCAGTGGGGTTGAAGGGCCTCGCACCAAGCGCAACAGCAGGACCAGGCGGAGGCGGATACGGCTGAGACGAGGCAAAAAGAACCGGAGCCGAAGCAGTGTTCGGACCGGAAGTGGGATCGGGGTTCGGACGTGGAGGATCGAGAATGTGGGAGAGGCTCGAGAGCGAGGGACCAGACATGGCGCAGTCAGTCAGTCCAGGGCGGACTTGAGTGTCCAATTGACGGGGGGTTATAGCGTCGGCATCGGCTGGCAGCGGTAAATCTATACGGGGAGGGGCCTTTAATAGGGCCAAGCGGGATATAGAGAGATGAATACGAGGCGAAGCAGTAAGGTTAAGTGTAAGTGTAGGAGAACGAGTGGTAGGGCTGGGGTGAAGTGGGAACGGCAGTCCGGATAAGGGAAGCCTCTTGGGGGTTGATGGATATAAGCAAGGGTAGGAACGACCGAGGCAGAGAATGCGACAAGAGAAAGGAGGGAAAGAACGAGagggaggaaaaaaaaaatagtaGCAGAGGAAACAAACAACCCAAGGTCAGACGACGGCAATACCCGACATAATCATCGACTAAAAATCAAATCACTGCATGCATGATTTCGCCTCACAGACAAGACCGCGATCAATTGCGTGGTACCGGGGAGCAGGAGTTGGGGACCTGACATTAGCAGCCCGCTCAAGACGCCGCGATTTGGGGCGACGTCCGATGTCGTCGTAAGCTCCGTCCACAAGTGGCCGGGGTTTGTGATGGGGATAGCGTCAAAGAATCGACCCTGCGCTGCGCTTAGGTGTGCTGCGTGCTTGTGTGCGTACGTACCTGGCCCCATCCATCACCCATGGACTTGACCCCGTTGATGAAACCATTACGCGCCCTTGAGTTGCGTACGTTGAGCAAGCCCTTCTCCCTGAAGTCTTTATCAGATTCAGTATCGTCTGAAACAGGACCGGCGCGTCTACTCAGGCCGTTCAGCCGTGCCAAGACTCGACTTGATGCTCGACAGGATAGGGTGCTTCTCTTGTCTGAGTACAGCTTTTCTCTGCCCCGGTCACGGCGTTGGCGACTTCAAGCCAACGCCATCCCACCTCACTAACACCAATCAAGATCCGCCATCACGGAGCCAAATACCTTATTGTCCGCGTCACCTGGGGGGCCAATTTCAGACATGGTCATGTCCATTCTGCGCCCTATCACGATGCTATTTTGAACGTTGATGCAGTAATCGTCTTTGCGCAGCATTGCTCTCAGGGGACGGCAGTTGAGATGCTCAGCCCAGGGGCGATTatcgtcaccatcaacataaccatcaccacctgcGCCTCGCAGTTCGTGCTATTCTCGATCAGAGACGCCACCCGCTAACCTCCGCAAGCACCCCCCTGCCATTTTCGGTGCCGGGGCCTTA includes:
- a CDS encoding Hydrolase-4 domain-containing protein; amino-acid sequence: MSSQDVASPALVATTTVLATVSFLALARALLYPARPSRIRNPLSEGVYAKSRADETRHLVYQPDQFPGARDVETPYGSMRVYEFGPEDGEKVLFVHGISTPCVTFAPLANAIAKRGYRVMLFDLFGRGFSDGVADLPHDARLYVSQMLLALASSPLAWTGTGAFRLVGYSLGGGIAVHFANAFPDLVRDLVLLAPAGLIRAASFGHVSRFLFQTGLVPERILAVATRRRLQQPIAASARQSDKTAIESITTPPPVAVAEAEVVPASGERATPLEQRVMEYVRWMVVNHHGFVPAFMSSIRFAPLTEQHQAWEKLAKRAPGTTAIFLAAADEIINVEDYRRDALPLVGGEDKVRWRVLPGSHDFVMTHVGDILREIDDMWHVKA